The DNA segment CATTTGATCTAATCTCACTTGAAGATACCAAAAGCCCTATGAATAAAAACTTTCATGAgagatcattttgttttttattattacattaaagatgaataaaaaccCCAAACTAGAAATATCAGGAAGTATTTTATGTCCTCTTAGCTTtttgaaactttgaaaaagatataatttacattcccaaagcCTAGCGTATATTGgggttttgacaaatatttcaaacaaaaaattaggatgaccttctttgatatatttgaaataatattttgtgactaACGTTTATTAAACTCTAGCTGAATGTAAAGTCATCTTTTAATTACTCCTGTCAATGGGGGAAACCATTGGCATGGATAATTGGAAAATGGAGATACTTCCTCTGACAGAGGCTGACAGAGATGGTAGGAAAGAAACGCTGCTTGCCAACTTCTCACACTGCTTCCTGGTTCTTGTTGTTCTTGTGGATGGATGATCTGGTTTGACTAGGTTAAGTGGGTCATGTGTAAAGACATTATATAAGTTTGCCTTCggttttcatttttcacttggTTTAAAATAGTATCCAAGTGGAAAATGTAAGCAAATGAAGAAATGACTAGTAAAAATTGTAAGCACAgtgagagaaagacaatcaagTTAAAATCTGAGGTGTGATTTCAATGTTAAGATTAGTAAACGTTTAGGATAGCATCACAGGCAGATTCCTCCATGCATTTTTTAAACATCCGGGGTTACCTTGGGTTTAGACAGactaatattttggaaaaataaattattattgtttagTATAATGAAGAATATCAAGAGTCCTTCTGTTCTAATATAGAAATGAatgcttttgaaatttaaattgagGTGTGTGTGCTAGATAGTCTCCAAAGATAGACaccaatttcttccttttctctacattcATGTTGCATTATCATTCAAGAGGTAGAGTCTATTTCTGTTCCTCATGAATTTGGGCTCatcttgtgacttgctttgcctGTTAGAATGCAGATCAAGTAACGCTATGCTGATCTTTGACCTAGCCCTTAAGAGGGCTAGTAACTTCCACTTTCTTTCTTGAAGCCAGCTGCTATGTAAAAGTCTGATTTTCCTGAGACCACCATGCTACGAGGAGCTCCACGCTAGGCATGTGGCATGGCCATGTGGAAGAGCAATAAAGTCCCAGACATGTGAGTTAAGTCTTCTGGGATCTTTCAGTCAAGGTTAGTCACCAGCTGAATGTAGCTGAGTGAGTGATCCAGCCAATGACCATGTCTATCGATATGGAGTAAATGAACTTCCTAGATGTCTGACAGACTTGTAAAAAACAATAAATCATTGTTCTAAGCCACTACATTTTGAGTGGATTGTTTTGCAGCAATGAACAATAAAACAGTATTCTAATTATTATTCTccaataatgattaaaaaaatttatcaacATGTTGTATAGGTATAAAAATACTACGTATAAGTATTtataatacacacatatgcacattgGTTTAGGGTATACAGTATGGCTTTTAGCATAAGTTATGACTAATTATAAAAATGACCAATATCTACAAATTTTCTGGATTATTTCTTTTACTCATGTTATGATCAAAATTAACTTCTGAGTTAAATTCATTGTAATCTTTTCTCAGTAATTCAAACTAAGTGGATACATTAATTTTCAACAGGAAACACAAAATATCCAAATAGATACGTTTCACAATAGAAATCTTTTGTGATTAGACCTgagaaatttcataaaaatacCTGAGTGAgacaaaacaaatgtattttgtgttttgagatTAAGATATGAGTGTAGATGAACATCAATAGAGAAAAAGTGGAAAGAATAAAGTTTAAGACACAGAGGTAAAGCTTTCAGCTTTCTCAACCAGGTGATGACTAGCTTCAAAAATCAGTAAAACATTACCATTTCTCCACCAAATTTATGTACcccaaattaaatttgaaaatgaaaatacagtaatAGGACTTTGTGCATTAATTCTGTTAGATAGCTTCAAGACTTGATATAGCAGGAGCCCTCGAGGGTTTCTAGGGGAACCCCAAGGTTATTGCTTGCTGAAATCTGAGTCTCTGGTGAAGATTCAGTAAGAAACAGTTGTTACACCGGAGCTTTGCTTCTTGAAGAATAACAGATGAGTAGATAGAAGCTTTCATTCTGACAGCAGAACACAGGATGATCAGAATCCCAATCACTCAGTAGATGATGAAATAGAGCAGTGGAAGGATGAATTAAGATGACATGCTGTGTTTTATCAGTAAAAATAATGGCAAGAGATATATTTCTCACAATTATTTAACCAGGAGAAAGCTCCCAAGAATGATACATTTTGCTTATAAAGCAGTGTGAAGTGGGATAGATCACGCTGTCAATTTAATGGCTCAGTTTGCTGCATTTGTATTAACAGCAAGATTATTCTTTGTATTCATTcagaatgaatgaaaacagagaaaagtgaTTCTGACTATAAATCTCTTTCTGCTGGGAACCTTTTGTCATCCTATGCTGTTCTTGTTCTTTAGGCTGAAACAGGTCAGACAATTGAACAAATTACTCTTTGTACCAGGAAGTCTttggtgttatttttttttttcatgttttaaaaaagtgaCATTGCTTTATTACTATTGGCAGGTGGGGCCTGCATGAGGTGGTTAGTGTGCTGGACTCAGGGGATGGGTGGGCTGTGGAGATGATTATAGAAAGGCTGGAAGGAAAGGGGGTGGGTTTGAAGGCCAGGCCCAAGGGGTCCTCAGGTCCGCTTCTGGGAAGGGACAGCCTTGAGGAAGGAGTCATGGCAAGCCATAGCTAGGCCACCAATCAGATTAAGAAATTCTGAGAAATCTAGCTGACCATCACTGTTGGTGTCCAGTTTCTTCATCATGTGGTCAAGGACACCAGGGTCCTGCTGGTTCTTTGTGAAGGCGGCCAGTTCTGTATTCACGAAGCTTAGGAACTCTGTCCTGGAGAGAGTGTAGTTATAACCATCCTTTCCAGCATACTTCTGGAAAACAGCAATCAGGGACTCGATGCACTGCTCAGTCTCTGTAGGACTGgagatttttgccatgttggagcTGAGTGAGGCGCGGGAGGCTGTGGCTGGGATCGGCGCTCTGGTGTTATTCTTATTCCTGGACTTAAACATGCATTGCGTTTTCCACTAGAAATTAAAAAACTCAATTTCCATTTAGAA comes from the Symphalangus syndactylus isolate Jambi chromosome 8, NHGRI_mSymSyn1-v2.1_pri, whole genome shotgun sequence genome and includes:
- the LOC129487227 gene encoding protein S100-A11, producing MAKISSPTETEQCIESLIAVFQKYAGKDGYNYTLSRTEFLSFVNTELAAFTKNQQDPGVLDHMMKKLDTNSDGQLDFSEFLNLIGGLAMACHDSFLKAVPSQKRT